A window of Polyangiaceae bacterium contains these coding sequences:
- a CDS encoding transcriptional repressor: protein MAKPAKNQRELRDALRTAGLRATIPRVRVLSALGAASTPLSHGDIADGLAEEGFDRATIYRNLIDLTDAGLVRRSDLGDHVWRFELASGDHHEHDDSHAHFVCASCGAVECLPVESVTLSPGRGAPKALKGSDLEIQVRGLCDSCA, encoded by the coding sequence ATGGCCAAGCCCGCAAAGAACCAGCGCGAACTCCGGGACGCGCTGCGCACCGCAGGGCTTCGAGCGACGATTCCGAGGGTACGCGTCCTGAGTGCCCTTGGCGCGGCAAGCACGCCGTTGAGCCACGGGGACATCGCCGATGGCTTGGCGGAGGAAGGCTTCGATCGGGCCACCATCTATCGCAACTTGATCGACCTGACCGACGCCGGCTTGGTACGTCGCAGCGATCTCGGCGACCACGTGTGGCGCTTTGAGCTCGCCTCAGGTGACCACCACGAACACGACGACAGCCACGCCCACTTCGTGTGTGCCTCCTGCGGCGCCGTGGAGTGCCTGCCGGTGGAGAGCGTCACGCTGTCGCCCGGACGCGGAGCTCCGAAGGCGCTCAAAGGCAGCGACCTCGAGATCCAAGTCCGCGGCCTGTGCGACAGCTGCGCCTAG
- a CDS encoding AAA family ATPase, with translation MRRTRIVVTGGPGGGKTTAADLFRRELGEQVVNVPEAATIMFGGGFPRCTEPRGLRSVQTAIYHVQRNLEDVQSFRYPERILLCDRGTVDGAAYWPDDGTSFFESLNTSLDQELERYDAVVFFETAAAGGLGIEGGNRVRIESQTEAVALDLKLRRLWSQHPNFTLIPHSPSFLGKITTALSTLQRLVGELARRR, from the coding sequence GTGCGTCGCACACGCATCGTGGTGACGGGGGGCCCCGGTGGTGGCAAGACGACAGCCGCGGATTTGTTCCGCCGCGAACTCGGCGAGCAGGTCGTGAACGTGCCCGAGGCGGCCACCATCATGTTCGGTGGCGGATTTCCGCGGTGTACCGAGCCGCGCGGCCTGAGATCGGTGCAGACCGCCATCTATCACGTGCAACGGAACCTCGAAGACGTGCAGTCCTTTCGCTACCCGGAGCGGATCCTGCTGTGCGACCGCGGCACCGTCGACGGAGCGGCGTACTGGCCGGATGACGGGACCTCCTTCTTCGAGAGCTTGAACACGTCCCTCGATCAGGAGCTCGAGCGCTACGACGCGGTGGTGTTCTTCGAAACTGCGGCAGCGGGTGGGCTCGGCATCGAAGGCGGCAACCGCGTGCGCATCGAGAGCCAAACCGAGGCTGTGGCACTGGATCTCAAGCTACGGCGCCTCTGGTCCCAGCATCCGAACTTCACGCTGATCCCTCACTCGCCGAGTTTCCTCGGAAAGATCACCACCGCGCTGTCCACTCTCCAGCGCTTGGTGGGCGAGCTCGCGCGCCGCCGCTGA
- a CDS encoding CBS domain-containing protein: MLVSDIMTRNVLTVSPDASVQDIAWGLRIRGVSGAPVKDGDGHLLGIVSRTDLNDPSRVGESAPESSQTTAGEAMTPALFAVRDTDTVLDAAKRMVETGTHRLVVVDADGKLVGIVTPMDVLRCYVTRGGSLE, from the coding sequence GTGCTCGTCTCTGACATCATGACCCGCAATGTGCTGACCGTGTCGCCCGACGCCAGCGTGCAAGACATCGCCTGGGGATTGCGTATCCGCGGGGTAAGTGGCGCACCGGTCAAGGACGGCGACGGACACCTCCTGGGTATCGTATCCCGCACCGACCTCAACGACCCTAGTCGGGTTGGAGAGTCAGCGCCCGAGAGCAGTCAGACCACCGCTGGCGAGGCCATGACCCCCGCGCTGTTCGCCGTGCGCGATACGGACACCGTACTCGACGCGGCCAAGCGCATGGTGGAGACGGGCACACACCGTCTGGTGGTCGTGGACGCTGACGGCAAGCTAGTCGGCATTGTAACCCCGATGGACGTGCTGCGCTGCTATGTCACCCGCGGCGGCAGCCTCGAGTGA
- a CDS encoding phosphatase PAP2 family protein gives MRTNPQWVGRVAAGVLASSLFWASSASAQASPDESYSSWKYGPTQTEKPASFDDFSGGEDQHRLTWKYPRFAAWQVGVSVAQTAASVGLEFGLETADSGWRNGILMDDTARSGLVAHSPEGRARAGQVSDMMWYSTQGFAVLDSLVTPLAADAGNTDVALQLTLINWQAFGFSFLATRIPVKAVGRGRPSLKECDADPGYDKACDPNDPGRTQSAFSGHTSMTFTAASLICMHHAYLELYGEPALDYGVCGLAMASATTVGTLRIVADKHWTSDVLIGAGIGLVSGLGVPYLFHYSHTLEAKPASSVEVAFAPVLSEDTLGVGAKGYF, from the coding sequence GTGCGCACGAATCCTCAATGGGTGGGGCGAGTCGCTGCTGGCGTGCTCGCATCGAGTCTTTTTTGGGCGTCCAGCGCGAGCGCTCAAGCAAGCCCTGACGAATCCTATTCCTCCTGGAAATACGGCCCGACTCAGACAGAGAAACCCGCGTCATTCGACGACTTTTCTGGGGGAGAGGACCAACATCGCCTAACGTGGAAGTATCCGCGCTTTGCCGCATGGCAAGTCGGCGTGAGCGTTGCGCAGACCGCAGCCAGCGTTGGGCTCGAGTTCGGGCTGGAGACCGCCGACAGCGGTTGGCGAAACGGCATCTTGATGGATGACACGGCGCGCTCCGGCTTGGTCGCTCATAGCCCTGAGGGGCGCGCCCGCGCCGGCCAGGTCAGCGACATGATGTGGTACTCGACCCAGGGCTTTGCGGTGCTCGACTCCCTGGTCACGCCGCTGGCTGCAGACGCAGGCAACACGGACGTCGCGCTGCAGCTGACGTTGATCAACTGGCAAGCGTTTGGCTTCTCCTTCTTGGCTACGCGCATCCCCGTCAAAGCGGTGGGTCGAGGGCGCCCGAGCCTCAAAGAGTGCGACGCCGACCCCGGGTACGATAAGGCCTGCGATCCAAACGATCCGGGTCGCACCCAGAGTGCATTCAGCGGCCACACGTCGATGACGTTCACCGCGGCCTCACTGATCTGCATGCACCACGCCTACTTGGAGCTGTATGGCGAGCCGGCCCTCGACTACGGCGTGTGTGGCTTGGCGATGGCGAGCGCGACCACAGTGGGCACGCTGCGGATCGTCGCCGACAAACACTGGACCTCGGATGTGCTGATCGGCGCGGGCATCGGCTTGGTGTCGGGTCTCGGCGTGCCCTACTTGTTCCATTACTCCCACACCTTAGAGGCGAAGCCCGCGAGCAGCGTTGAAGTCGCCTTCGCGCCTGTGTTGAGCGAGGACACTCTGGGTGTAGGCGCGAAAGGCTACTTCTAG
- a CDS encoding helix-turn-helix transcriptional regulator, with translation MAHPARLRVLLALCRRGPQSAGALAELCGLEQSAASHQLRVLRDARLVASEREGKRIIYRLADAHVAQIVEDAVAHAAED, from the coding sequence ATGGCGCATCCGGCGCGGCTTCGGGTCCTGCTTGCGCTTTGCCGACGCGGACCTCAGAGCGCGGGCGCCCTGGCGGAGCTCTGCGGGCTCGAGCAGAGCGCGGCAAGCCATCAGCTCCGGGTGCTCCGAGACGCGCGCCTCGTCGCTTCCGAGCGCGAGGGGAAGCGGATCATCTACCGCCTGGCGGACGCCCACGTGGCGCAGATCGTCGAGGACGCAGTCGCTCATGCGGCGGAAGACTAG
- a CDS encoding cation transporter translates to MHGHAHGGHSHGHGHGHGGATDSAGRKALTWALALNGAFLVIEVVVGFMTNSLALLSDAAHMVTDVGALSLALAVAFLARRAPSPTRSFGLLRAEVLGAFVNGIILAVACFSIFREAIERMLGEPVHVAPWPVMITGLIGLAINLGSAWHLYRSDSEGLNVRGALAHMLADALGSLAAVIAAGGVWLGFPLSDPIASLVIGALVLWGTWRLLKDATRVLLDFAPAGVDAEAVLRELEAVEGVTDVHELHLWSVDGREPILSAHIVYDDRVAATDLRVRVEELLTRRFQIRHTTLQTEPRPCGAPCALFEAVPAGAEVEH, encoded by the coding sequence ATGCATGGACACGCACATGGTGGCCACTCTCATGGCCACGGACACGGGCACGGTGGCGCGACGGACTCCGCCGGCCGCAAGGCTCTGACGTGGGCCTTGGCGCTCAATGGTGCCTTCTTGGTGATCGAGGTGGTCGTTGGCTTCATGACCAACTCCCTCGCGTTGCTCTCCGACGCCGCGCATATGGTCACCGACGTTGGTGCTCTGTCCCTTGCGCTGGCGGTTGCGTTTCTTGCGCGGCGCGCGCCGAGCCCCACACGCAGCTTTGGGCTGCTGAGAGCTGAGGTGCTCGGCGCGTTCGTCAACGGGATCATCCTGGCGGTGGCGTGCTTTTCGATTTTCCGGGAGGCAATCGAGCGCATGCTCGGTGAGCCGGTGCACGTCGCGCCGTGGCCAGTGATGATCACCGGGTTGATTGGCTTGGCGATCAACCTCGGGAGCGCCTGGCACCTGTATCGGTCGGACTCCGAGGGGCTCAACGTCCGCGGAGCTCTGGCGCATATGTTGGCCGACGCCCTCGGGTCGCTCGCTGCCGTGATCGCGGCGGGTGGTGTGTGGCTCGGGTTTCCACTGTCCGATCCGATCGCGAGCTTGGTGATTGGAGCCTTGGTGCTGTGGGGCACCTGGCGCCTGCTCAAGGATGCAACCCGCGTGTTGCTCGACTTCGCGCCCGCTGGCGTGGACGCGGAGGCCGTGTTGCGCGAGCTCGAGGCAGTAGAAGGTGTGACCGACGTGCACGAGCTGCACCTTTGGTCCGTGGACGGGCGTGAGCCCATCCTGTCGGCGCACATCGTGTACGACGATCGCGTCGCGGCGACGGATTTGAGGGTGCGCGTGGAGGAGCTGTTGACCCGCCGCTTCCAGATCCGGCACACCACACTGCAGACCGAGCCGCGTCCTTGTGGCGCGCCGTGCGCGCTATTTGAAGCAGTGCCGGCAGGGGCCGAGGTGGAGCATTGA
- a CDS encoding GNAT family N-acetyltransferase: MDSPPQSTRPSVASLEQAAFAAWPAERVSDLEGWRLRYMREVTRRANSVWPVSGSDQGSAELERQVALAETFYEKLGASQVLFQMTPLADPGLDAVLEARGYRVDAPVAIQIAPLSKVIQLTPRGNACVELSPGPDFMEVAVQRGRFKDTPEEFQGLLQRIQGRTGFGSVESDAGPIACGLGVCDGDLMGVFNMATVPEARRKGAASTLLGALCRWAERRGAKYAYLQVERDNVPALKLYARYGFEEVYGYHYRKKSLEE, encoded by the coding sequence ATGGATTCCCCTCCACAGTCCACGCGCCCGAGCGTGGCGTCGCTCGAGCAGGCGGCATTTGCAGCGTGGCCAGCTGAACGTGTTAGCGATCTCGAGGGCTGGCGCCTGCGCTACATGCGGGAAGTCACTCGGCGCGCCAACAGCGTGTGGCCCGTCTCCGGAAGCGATCAAGGCAGCGCCGAACTCGAGCGACAGGTCGCCCTGGCGGAGACGTTTTACGAGAAGCTCGGGGCTAGCCAGGTGCTGTTTCAGATGACGCCCCTTGCGGACCCAGGGCTAGACGCGGTGCTAGAGGCGCGCGGCTATCGAGTGGATGCGCCGGTGGCGATCCAAATCGCACCGCTGAGCAAGGTGATCCAACTCACACCCCGCGGAAACGCGTGCGTCGAGCTCTCACCGGGACCGGACTTCATGGAGGTTGCCGTTCAGCGCGGCCGCTTCAAGGACACACCGGAGGAGTTTCAAGGCTTGCTCCAGCGTATCCAGGGGCGCACCGGATTCGGAAGCGTGGAGAGCGACGCCGGCCCCATCGCGTGCGGGCTGGGCGTGTGCGACGGAGACCTGATGGGCGTCTTCAACATGGCGACCGTGCCTGAGGCGCGACGCAAGGGAGCGGCTTCCACACTGCTCGGCGCCTTGTGTCGCTGGGCGGAGCGCCGCGGCGCCAAGTACGCGTACCTGCAAGTCGAGCGAGACAACGTTCCCGCGCTGAAACTCTACGCTCGCTACGGCTTCGAGGAAGTGTACGGCTACCACTACCGCAAAAAGAGCCTGGAGGAGTAG
- a CDS encoding metallophosphoesterase — protein sequence MERLSGAGVLVARWVALGGLCLGVTGLAVACGDDAESGGSSGGSGGSAGTAGSGAAGAGGSSGATTGGTGGSSDTCTAAVSKGPWSTRISGDSAVIRWESCDQGASAELKLKPEAGGAEQAFQSDVSSFDIQNRYTSIIPAEIPDDLPGTYYMHEAKLSGLAPGCYTYSLTADTSRNGRFCTARASGEDFNFMAIADTNPGLTDNTELILEQVARKGYDFSVHAGDLQYYASGLETWASWFPSMQPMLSQGGFFPAIGNHESEKPDEYDAYYTRFFGDSGFEGTSAYYVFDTGGVSFFSLDTEIPLQDGADPAQYDWFAAKLKEKSEMAGYRFSVVYMHRPLITCGDTGSLETERYLLEPLFEQYNVQLVLQGHMHGYERFTVPLTSRNLTYVTTGGGGGAIGNVDEHVDREYCSQRVASGAFNEALWVQVTQTEIKAQAIDQTGEAKDDFTIPLQ from the coding sequence ATGGAACGGCTTTCTGGCGCGGGCGTCCTGGTGGCTCGCTGGGTCGCTTTGGGTGGCTTGTGTCTTGGGGTCACCGGGTTGGCGGTGGCGTGCGGTGACGATGCGGAGAGCGGAGGCAGCTCCGGAGGGTCGGGTGGCAGCGCGGGCACTGCGGGCAGCGGAGCTGCGGGTGCCGGCGGAAGCTCTGGAGCGACGACCGGTGGGACCGGGGGTAGCTCGGACACCTGCACTGCGGCGGTGAGCAAGGGCCCGTGGTCTACCCGCATCTCGGGAGACTCCGCCGTGATCCGCTGGGAGAGCTGTGACCAGGGGGCGAGCGCCGAACTCAAGCTCAAGCCAGAAGCAGGCGGCGCTGAGCAGGCCTTCCAATCGGACGTGTCCTCGTTCGATATCCAGAACCGTTACACCAGCATCATCCCTGCGGAAATACCCGACGATTTGCCCGGTACCTACTACATGCACGAGGCGAAGCTGAGCGGCTTGGCTCCGGGCTGCTACACCTACTCGCTTACGGCGGACACCTCTCGCAACGGGCGTTTCTGCACGGCAAGGGCCAGCGGCGAAGACTTCAACTTCATGGCCATCGCCGACACCAACCCCGGGTTGACGGACAACACCGAGCTCATCCTGGAACAGGTCGCGCGTAAGGGCTACGACTTCTCCGTACACGCTGGAGACCTGCAGTACTACGCGTCGGGGCTCGAGACGTGGGCGTCTTGGTTTCCCTCGATGCAACCCATGTTGTCTCAGGGGGGCTTCTTCCCGGCGATTGGTAACCACGAGAGCGAGAAGCCTGACGAGTACGACGCCTACTACACGCGCTTCTTTGGCGACTCAGGCTTCGAAGGCACGAGCGCGTACTACGTCTTCGACACCGGTGGCGTGAGCTTCTTCAGTTTGGATACGGAGATCCCGCTGCAAGACGGCGCGGACCCCGCTCAGTACGACTGGTTCGCGGCCAAGCTGAAGGAGAAGAGCGAGATGGCGGGCTACCGCTTCAGCGTCGTCTACATGCATCGCCCGTTGATCACGTGCGGGGACACGGGGTCGCTCGAGACGGAGCGTTACCTCCTGGAACCGTTGTTCGAGCAGTACAACGTCCAACTCGTACTGCAAGGCCACATGCATGGTTACGAGCGCTTCACCGTTCCGCTTACCTCACGCAACCTCACTTACGTCACGACGGGCGGCGGTGGCGGCGCCATCGGCAACGTGGACGAGCACGTGGATCGCGAGTACTGCAGCCAGCGCGTCGCGTCGGGCGCGTTCAACGAGGCGCTCTGGGTGCAAGTCACCCAGACCGAGATCAAAGCGCAAGCCATCGATCAGACTGGCGAGGCGAAGGACGACTTCACGATTCCGTTGCAGTGA
- a CDS encoding AraC family transcriptional regulator, producing the protein MTTSSAIASWGLAIAAALDARGFDSRSLMQRAGIETSQLESSDRVPLATTTKLWRIAVGATADPCFGLAVAEYVKPNTFNALGFSLAASSTLRDAFQRIVRYFGMVTDAAELSFTPQGSFYELHIRMGEQRMAPEAVDALLAVGALLAKSLAGPNAKPLSVEVERAAPQAWERFADFFGCPVHFSAQRNCLRFDRALCEAQLPPGNGELTRSGDHVAEHYLERFGPDSLARRVRAVLVELLPAGDPGPARVAKRLGTSLRSLQRHLAAEGTSYTALLERVRQELAESYLEETDTPLGSVAFLLGFSSASAFSRAFRRWNECSPSEYRAYQTRRESTPPPLENGEPAGNSDVMATEDRVASGM; encoded by the coding sequence ATGACCACATCCTCCGCTATCGCCAGCTGGGGCCTCGCCATCGCAGCTGCCTTGGACGCTCGCGGATTCGACAGCCGATCGCTCATGCAGCGCGCCGGCATCGAAACCAGCCAGTTGGAGTCCAGCGACCGCGTCCCGCTCGCAACCACGACCAAACTGTGGCGCATCGCCGTCGGCGCCACCGCGGACCCGTGCTTCGGCCTCGCAGTGGCAGAGTACGTGAAGCCCAACACCTTCAACGCTCTCGGCTTCTCCCTCGCAGCGTCCTCCACCCTGCGCGACGCCTTCCAACGCATCGTGCGCTACTTCGGGATGGTCACCGACGCCGCGGAGCTTTCCTTCACTCCTCAGGGTAGCTTCTACGAGCTCCACATCCGAATGGGTGAGCAGCGGATGGCGCCGGAAGCGGTCGACGCGTTGCTCGCAGTGGGGGCGCTGCTGGCCAAGAGCTTGGCAGGGCCGAACGCCAAGCCGCTGAGCGTGGAAGTCGAACGCGCCGCGCCTCAGGCCTGGGAGCGCTTCGCGGACTTCTTCGGTTGCCCCGTACACTTCTCCGCCCAGCGCAACTGCCTGCGCTTCGATCGCGCGCTGTGTGAAGCGCAGCTTCCGCCGGGCAACGGGGAGCTGACCCGGTCGGGCGATCACGTCGCCGAACACTACCTGGAGCGATTTGGTCCCGACAGCTTGGCCCGCAGAGTCCGCGCAGTGTTGGTGGAGTTGCTGCCAGCAGGAGACCCCGGTCCGGCGCGGGTCGCCAAGCGTCTTGGCACCAGCTTGCGCAGCTTGCAGCGCCACCTGGCTGCAGAAGGGACCAGCTACACCGCTCTCCTCGAGCGCGTGCGACAGGAGCTGGCCGAGAGCTACCTCGAGGAAACCGACACCCCGCTTGGCTCCGTCGCGTTCCTGCTCGGCTTCTCGTCGGCGTCGGCATTCAGTCGGGCCTTTCGTCGCTGGAACGAGTGTTCGCCGAGCGAGTACCGGGCGTATCAGACGCGACGTGAGTCCACGCCACCGCCGCTCGAAAACGGCGAGCCAGCGGGAAACAGTGACGTGATGGCCACGGAGGATCGCGTAGCATCCGGTATGTAA
- a CDS encoding TetR/AcrR family transcriptional regulator, which produces MAKAEPKSTATRKAPTRTAKASARSATKTQARKQAKVSADQSKPTRRRVVKTQEKAGRAYGGLSAAERRRERAARLLESGFELFGTEGYANVSIERVCSHAGVTARHFYEAYATREDLLIAVLNHVTTQVRGRVLDALAIEVDDARLRPVNGLSAFLEGYLGDPRAARIVCLETVGVSARVERKRRATINEFARVIEMEAQNQARIYRAAQRDFSLTGVALAGATNELIVHSLLSPTPPSLPRIRRELLLLYLGLIAGDEIARRDVAQLGL; this is translated from the coding sequence GTGGCGAAAGCAGAGCCCAAGTCGACAGCGACTCGCAAGGCGCCGACGCGTACGGCGAAGGCGTCTGCGCGCAGTGCGACGAAGACTCAAGCGCGGAAACAGGCGAAGGTCAGCGCCGATCAGAGCAAGCCTACGCGCCGCCGCGTCGTAAAAACGCAAGAGAAGGCGGGCCGTGCTTACGGAGGCTTGAGCGCTGCAGAGCGCCGACGCGAGCGCGCAGCGCGACTGTTGGAGAGCGGATTCGAACTGTTCGGCACAGAGGGCTACGCAAACGTATCCATCGAGCGCGTGTGTAGCCACGCAGGCGTTACCGCGCGGCACTTCTACGAGGCGTACGCAACGCGTGAGGACCTGTTGATCGCCGTGCTGAATCACGTCACGACCCAGGTACGCGGGCGCGTTCTCGACGCCCTTGCCATCGAGGTCGACGACGCCCGGCTCCGACCGGTCAATGGCCTGAGCGCATTCTTGGAAGGCTACCTCGGGGATCCGCGGGCCGCGCGCATCGTTTGTCTGGAGACCGTCGGTGTGAGCGCGCGCGTGGAGCGCAAGCGCCGAGCGACAATCAACGAGTTCGCCCGCGTGATCGAAATGGAGGCGCAGAACCAGGCGCGGATCTATCGGGCAGCGCAGCGGGACTTCAGCCTCACCGGCGTCGCGCTGGCGGGCGCCACGAACGAGCTGATCGTGCACAGCTTGCTGAGTCCGACACCCCCGTCCCTGCCGCGCATCCGCCGCGAGCTGCTGCTGCTCTACCTCGGCCTGATCGCTGGCGACGAGATCGCTCGTCGGGATGTCGCTCAGCTGGGGCTTTGA